In Bacillus cereus ATCC 14579, a single window of DNA contains:
- a CDS encoding DUF4026 domain-containing protein, which translates to MEVQTETYRAAMNGTLERHFSDMIAVIPTRITIEQLKQRLENIATKVDELKIVYSDETSLIVELHMDETIIPYELHIDEANDPEEYKMYNRQDSTIVDRNFEDAAFGTEIFTRTLFVGDVLDCFFQQIQFLWNLAPDLLFVIDSSAAMKVISRNYIEYHVENELLPDIPDLYVIHSVYEDDKEGEPTQYWFHTHGLLRAGVTEIELIIPNRISSYYGIGDLFQTFANNAVENGQVPMNEPIVIAHSQQGSIHTVAVPWEKGLSYIGHKTSMDQLSSIEDEEVKLQPIDAQNTFLGGMDARDEYHQSPSVLLFKFNTSEEYIESFFKEHEEATGLMFYKTNSETDRMAYNAKNTFGYFSNIFQIEKSNEEFRFLAKFGVSYEEGKSEHMWFEMQHITEDLIQGILINEPYFIEDMSEGNSYHLDFDNLTDWVIYAGDAVIKPNNLYMFIGE; encoded by the coding sequence ATGGAAGTGCAAACAGAAACATACCGCGCAGCTATGAATGGAACATTAGAACGTCATTTTTCAGATATGATTGCTGTTATACCAACTAGAATTACAATTGAGCAGTTAAAACAACGGCTAGAAAATATCGCTACTAAAGTTGATGAGTTAAAAATTGTTTATAGTGATGAGACAAGCCTTATTGTTGAGTTACATATGGATGAAACAATCATACCGTATGAACTGCATATTGATGAGGCGAATGACCCAGAAGAATATAAAATGTACAATAGACAAGATTCTACAATTGTAGATCGTAATTTTGAAGATGCGGCTTTCGGTACTGAAATTTTCACTCGTACGCTATTTGTAGGCGATGTACTCGACTGCTTTTTCCAGCAAATACAATTTTTATGGAACCTCGCCCCAGATTTGTTATTTGTAATCGATTCAAGTGCAGCAATGAAAGTGATATCTAGAAACTATATTGAATATCACGTTGAAAATGAATTATTACCTGACATTCCTGACTTATACGTTATTCATTCCGTTTATGAAGACGATAAAGAAGGCGAGCCTACGCAATATTGGTTTCATACACACGGCCTTTTAAGAGCGGGCGTAACTGAAATAGAGTTAATTATTCCAAATCGCATTTCTTCCTACTACGGCATTGGCGATCTCTTTCAAACATTTGCTAATAATGCCGTTGAGAATGGACAAGTCCCTATGAATGAGCCTATCGTTATCGCGCATAGTCAGCAAGGTTCTATACATACAGTCGCTGTTCCGTGGGAGAAAGGATTATCTTATATAGGGCATAAAACGAGTATGGACCAATTATCTTCAATCGAGGATGAAGAAGTGAAATTACAGCCAATAGATGCACAAAATACATTCTTAGGCGGAATGGATGCCCGAGATGAATACCATCAATCTCCATCCGTTCTCTTATTCAAATTTAATACTTCAGAAGAATATATTGAAAGTTTTTTCAAAGAACACGAGGAAGCTACAGGGCTCATGTTCTATAAAACAAATAGTGAAACCGATCGTATGGCTTATAATGCGAAAAATACTTTCGGGTATTTCAGCAACATTTTTCAAATTGAAAAATCCAATGAAGAGTTTCGTTTTCTCGCTAAGTTTGGTGTTTCCTATGAAGAGGGTAAAAGCGAACATATGTGGTTTGAAATGCAACATATTACAGAAGACCTGATTCAAGGAATACTCATCAATGAACCATATTTTATAGAAGATATGAGTGAAGGAAATAGTTATCATTTAGATTTTGATAACTTAACAGATTGGGTTATTTATGCAGGAGATGCTGTTATAAAGCCAAATAACTTATATATGTTTATTGGCGAATAA
- a CDS encoding DUF6359 domain-containing protein: MAVKKLLSVFLSFLLLLSFTGTLAQAEETASMSVEKAIQVFKQQGKTKGIVEGYIVGYTQSSSKYTKDPAKFDDTNVAIADSPNETNPDKIMPVQLPKGDVRTAVNVKDHPENIGKKVSLTGTLELYFSNPGLKSVTAYKFQGEGQNRVSDVVASPNGGEVAKGTAVTLTTNTEGATIYYTLDGSNPTNKSVLYNGQIIVNENSVVKAIAEKEGLTSSAISTFSFIIVNNEQVRIHDIQGKSHMSPYNGKKVNNVEGVVTALDKNGFYIEDNQPDNDPATSEGMYVYKKDANVAVGDLIQVDGVVEEYVGPGYAERFETDLTTTEIKASRVVVIAKDQSLPAPIVLGENGVKIPDQIIDNDAFGLFDPNEDAIDFYESIEGMRVTMPTPKVIAPQKNGNLYVTVKNGGDKIVTQYGTPLLDENQLNPERLSVKVPRDYVAKVGDTFTGDITGVVGYDYGSFRISPITELPAVVDGGFKQVGANIQPRLDKLTVATYNIENFSANKKETTDEKVKALAYSIKYNLKMPDIIGVEEMQDNNGSINDGTTDASLSAKRIIDAVLEIRGPKYEYVEIAPNNNQDGGAPGANIRVGFFYNPSRVKLAPVPKLLDKNVVRIGDENPLFESTRKPLAAEFTFQGQNIVVVANHLNSKLGDATPFGKVQPLVLKSEDKRIQLAQEVNHFVQGIQKKNTNAPVVVLGDMNDFEFSKPLKTLEGTILKDMLNTVPKENRYTYIHEGNAQVLDHILVTNNIAPHTIVDPVHLNSNIMKEHGRVSDHDPVLAQIDLKKAS; encoded by the coding sequence ATGGCTGTGAAGAAATTGTTAAGCGTCTTTTTATCATTCTTGCTATTGCTTTCATTTACTGGAACTTTAGCGCAAGCAGAAGAAACTGCTTCTATGTCAGTAGAAAAAGCAATTCAAGTATTTAAGCAGCAAGGGAAAACGAAGGGGATTGTGGAAGGATATATTGTCGGATATACGCAAAGTTCTTCTAAATATACGAAGGATCCAGCTAAGTTTGATGATACAAACGTAGCAATTGCAGATTCGCCAAACGAAACGAATCCAGACAAAATCATGCCCGTTCAGTTGCCAAAAGGTGATGTGAGAACGGCAGTGAATGTAAAAGATCACCCTGAAAATATCGGGAAGAAAGTTAGTTTGACTGGGACTCTTGAATTATATTTTAGTAACCCAGGTTTAAAATCAGTAACAGCTTATAAGTTTCAAGGTGAAGGACAAAACCGTGTTAGCGATGTAGTAGCTTCACCGAACGGCGGAGAAGTTGCGAAAGGAACAGCGGTAACATTAACGACGAATACAGAAGGTGCAACGATTTACTATACGTTAGATGGCTCTAATCCTACTAATAAAAGTGTTCTTTATAATGGACAAATTATAGTGAATGAAAATAGTGTAGTGAAAGCAATCGCAGAAAAAGAAGGACTTACTTCTTCAGCAATTTCGACATTTTCATTTATTATCGTAAATAATGAACAGGTTCGTATTCATGACATTCAAGGAAAATCACATATGTCTCCTTACAACGGGAAGAAAGTAAACAATGTGGAAGGCGTTGTCACAGCGCTTGATAAAAACGGCTTTTATATAGAAGATAATCAGCCGGATAATGATCCAGCTACTTCAGAAGGTATGTACGTATATAAAAAAGATGCGAATGTAGCAGTAGGAGATCTTATTCAAGTTGATGGAGTAGTAGAAGAATATGTTGGACCAGGATATGCAGAGCGATTTGAAACAGACTTAACGACGACAGAAATTAAGGCGAGTCGCGTTGTTGTAATCGCAAAAGATCAATCTTTGCCAGCACCGATTGTACTTGGGGAAAACGGTGTGAAAATCCCAGACCAGATTATTGATAATGATGCATTCGGTTTATTTGATCCAAATGAAGATGCAATCGACTTTTATGAAAGTATAGAAGGCATGCGTGTTACGATGCCAACACCAAAAGTTATTGCACCTCAGAAAAACGGAAATTTATATGTAACAGTAAAAAATGGTGGAGATAAAATAGTAACACAATATGGCACACCTCTATTAGATGAAAACCAATTAAACCCAGAGCGCCTTTCTGTAAAAGTACCTCGCGATTATGTAGCAAAAGTAGGAGATACTTTCACTGGAGATATAACAGGGGTAGTAGGATATGATTACGGTTCTTTCCGTATTTCGCCAATAACAGAACTGCCAGCTGTAGTGGATGGTGGATTTAAGCAAGTAGGCGCAAATATTCAGCCACGTCTTGATAAGTTAACGGTTGCTACATATAACATTGAAAACTTCTCAGCGAATAAAAAAGAAACAACAGATGAAAAGGTAAAAGCGTTAGCGTATTCTATTAAATACAACTTAAAAATGCCAGATATTATCGGTGTAGAGGAAATGCAAGATAATAACGGATCAATTAATGACGGTACAACAGATGCGTCATTAAGCGCAAAACGTATCATTGATGCAGTGCTAGAAATTCGTGGACCGAAGTATGAGTATGTAGAAATCGCTCCAAACAATAATCAAGACGGAGGAGCACCAGGAGCGAATATTCGCGTCGGCTTCTTCTATAATCCATCACGCGTGAAATTAGCGCCGGTACCAAAGTTACTTGATAAAAATGTTGTTCGTATTGGAGACGAAAATCCATTATTTGAAAGTACACGTAAACCGTTAGCGGCAGAATTTACGTTCCAAGGACAAAACATTGTTGTCGTTGCAAATCACTTAAACTCAAAACTAGGAGATGCAACGCCATTTGGAAAAGTGCAGCCGCTCGTATTAAAAAGTGAAGACAAACGAATTCAGTTAGCACAAGAAGTAAATCATTTCGTGCAAGGAATTCAGAAAAAGAATACGAATGCACCAGTTGTCGTGTTAGGTGATATGAACGATTTCGAATTCTCTAAACCACTAAAAACACTAGAGGGAACAATCTTAAAAGATATG